From Chitinivibrionales bacterium, one genomic window encodes:
- a CDS encoding response regulator, whose amino-acid sequence MPVYALIADDDLDTHQFLRDVLEIHYKNIKIEKALTYNSFMDKARRSDPPFDLIILDYHLDRDHGNDIIASIHKEFPEILEKVVLLNGTPEELASDERVNGVQSIQKPFSLDTFGEIVKKICAG is encoded by the coding sequence ATGCCCGTATACGCTCTTATTGCCGACGACGATCTTGATACACATCAGTTTCTCAGGGATGTGCTCGAGATTCATTATAAAAACATCAAGATTGAAAAGGCACTGACCTATAATTCATTTATGGACAAGGCCAGACGGTCGGATCCCCCCTTTGATCTGATTATTCTTGATTATCATCTTGATCGAGACCATGGTAATGACATAATTGCTTCAATACACAAGGAATTTCCAGAAATTCTTGAAAAAGTGGTCCTTCTCAACGGCACCCCGGAAGAACTTGCCTCTGATGAGCGGGTTAATGGAGTGCAGAGCATTCAGAAGCCTTTTTCCCTCGATACCTTTGGTGAAATTGTCAAAAAAATCTGTGCCGGTTAA